A segment of the Pristiophorus japonicus isolate sPriJap1 chromosome 1, sPriJap1.hap1, whole genome shotgun sequence genome:
gtgagtatgtgccatctacaagatgcactgcagcaacttgccacagctttttcggcaacacctcccaaacccacgacctctaccacctagaagtacaagggcagcaggcgcatgggaatattgttacactcataataaatggtcagaccgagtactgtgtgtaatgagcaagtgtgaccttagctcctttattaaggttccagagtgcagttacctcatgggtggcctgattatatactgtgctcccaagggatcccagcatcccttgggactccaacaggtaagccgtctggtggacagatgtgatgcaggttacaaggagttaaatacagAACAAATatgatcacctgcaagttctcctccaagtcacatactatcctgacttggaaatatattgccattccttcatcgccgctgagtcaaaatcctggaacttcctccctaacattaTTGTGGTagaatcttcaccacaaggactgaagcgttcaagaaggtagctcactaccaccatctcaagggcaattagggatggacaataaatgcgttccagatcctgacaactctgagtgaaaaaaattctccccatctcccctccagatcctttgccaatgattttgaatatgGCCGCTTGTATTGACACACTCACCAGAAGGAAACGATTTTCTCTATCTACGCTATCAAAACCTCGCAACATCTTGAAAGACAGTATTCGGTCacatcttaaccttctctgttccaaggagaacagtcctaacttttccaacctctcctcataactaaagtccctcatcccttggaacatcctggtaaacctcctctgtaccctttctaaggcctttacatttttcctgaagtgtggtgcccagaattgcccacaatactccaactgaggcctaaccagtaatttataatGTTCTAGCCTGATCTctgtgcttttatattctattcctctatttataaacccaaataacccatatgcttttttaaccggctTATCAACTTGCCACCTTTAAGTGTTTATGTATACGGACACCAAGGTGTCTCTGCTCATCAACACTTTTCAAAatcatattctgcttttccatattAGTTTCCCCAAAGTACATcaattcacacttctctgcattgaactccatctgccatgcctcTGCCAAATTTACCATCCTACCTACATTATCCTGAAGCCTATTACTATCCTTATCATGATCTattactttgccaagttttgtatcatctgcaaactttataatgctgctgccGATACCCAAGTATAGGTCGTTTATACGTATGCAAATGAGTTTAAGCAGACTCTTGGGGTGGAGGGCAGGGGGAGACTTTAAAAAACTGGCACAGTTTTGGTCGCAATTTGCGCAGGAATCGCTGgttgcacccaaagcggaaacaCTACCCTTTAAAGTTTTTATTGATAAACTTAAAGTCTGGCGAATGTCTGTAGGATAGAAAGTGAATGAAGGGCATTGGAAAGGTTATAGGGAATAAAGTAAACTGATTGACTCAAAGGGCCACTGACAGAAAAAAAACAAATACCTCCCATCAGTTTTAATGAAGAAAAATCACTGAGGGGTACGGATGTACATTCAAAGTACCAACAGGAAGACTCGCTTGCCTGTCAAAATCTGGATATGTGTTACCCATGCATTCCTGACCATTAAAACTCATGAATATCGTGAAATTGTCTGCAGGAAGTCCCTGCCCATATTGCAGTATTTAAACAAAGCTCCCATCTGCAGGCGCACTCAGTCCCCCATGAAATTCATGGCTGACACAATTGGGGTTATGGGTGTCCACACATTTCTGCTGTCCATTCGTCCCAGTTAATACTGAAATCAGCTCTGTTGTGCCATTTAAATGGTGCAAATAAAGCTGAATAGCTATCTAAAACCAGAACAGAAAACACttcaaatattcagcaggtcagccagcatctgaggagagaacaGGCGACTTAATATTTTAAGGTATAAAGCCTTCATCCCACTGACggagggcccaaaattcagtactgcaggaaagctggtgctcccccatctttttggggccattagtgcCAAAAAACTTTTGtgtctgggccaccccatattcagcaccaaaagtgaacaaatgggttccagcgcgagTGAACCCTTCCAAAGAGGATTTTGAGGCTGTAttcatttgagcgttatcaccattgAAAAATTCAGCATGCATATAAGGGTTTCTAaccagccagctgctccctggcctttaaaaagtttgcagcaaggccctcagggggaaggaggttggaacaaTGGctagtgtaagaggtgcaaggagagccaacaggttcactgatatggaactggagacattgatggacggtgtggaggacagaagaagaatactctttcctgacatggggagacctggcagacaggcagtacataatgcatggagggagattgcagggcaggtgtcaggcacctccgttTATGTCAGGACGCACccgcccaggagggtgctggccagtctgcacccggcccttccaggcccagcggTATTCCTTGGCGtcttagaaggacagctgtaggtcccagacaacaatcacagcagccttcccggacccatgatgcagccacagaaaTGACAGTTAGGTGTCGTGTTAGGGTATTCACACAGAACAGGTTTtacagtgagatgcacaggggtaaaaagtgattacattattatattgttctttatgttctgtttttgcagtgatttggataattggataaatcttgatttttggcacatatatctgtccAGGTGTTTcagttgggagtgggcaattctgcgttgACACTCATTgcaatggccattgaaagtggggcctgaagggtcatgtgtggatgagattatctgaagcgagcagctatgagatgcAGCTCCACTCCTCCTCCTCGTGCACCTCCTCTTACTCCTCCTCCTGcacgtcctcctcctcaggtggtactgctgactcgacctccagtggctgtcccctcataatGACCAGGTTGggcagcatacagcagaccacgatgattatggagacccgttgaggagagtactgcaaggtgccaccagagcggttcaggcaccggaacctctgcttgaagATGCCTATGCACTTCTCGATGATGcaactggtggcacaatgagcgtcattgtatgcgtgctctggcactgtcctggggttccacagtggagtgagcaaccaagtggacaggggatatcccttgtccccaaccaACCAACCAcattcctgattcgggccggtgaagatggcgggcacactggtctggcgcagaatgaacgaatcatgactgctgcctggatacctcgcatcaactgccaggatccgaccctggtggtcacacacgagttgGACGTTCAGAGAGTGGAAGACTTTgtggttgacaaagatctcggggtgatgatgtggcgctctcagcccaacgtgtgtgcagtctatagcaccctcgggaagcctgtcATTCGGGCAAAttcggcctgccgctccacctgtttgtctCTTTTCATCGGCAAGGAGATGTACAGGACCCTTCTGTACAGTGCATATTttgacctgccggatgcaccgatgtgcTGAGAATTGGGAGacattgccaatgtctgcagtggcagactggaaagactccatggtgtaaaaattaaaggccatggtgaccttggtctccatggtGAGGGCGATCCTGAGAtgtgtttgaggctgcagatctcgCAGGACAATGCAGAGCTCCCTGAGTACTTCTGTCCGAAATCGTAGCCTTCGCTCATCACtgaactggaggaaggagaactgtagaccctttgagggtatggcctccttcccccacatcggtgttggccacctcccctggcagctgcctgctggccatctccctggtcctcattATTGGGCTTCTTTGGAGTCTCTTgttggaaaggctcctctcccagtatttggagagggggggtcagcatccctcaccctcctccggaccaccctctctagctgcaggtctgcacaCATCTGCACACCCTTCTCTCTGTTGTGCaaacatggctgctgcctcccttgcccgctgcctctctgcacggtgctgacggcgatgccttctcctgcgtgccaccctgcgtcTGACCGGGTGTacgaggtgtcaccctcccaacactcctcccatcctcagggtgaaccctgccaagcaggattctgcagcccacaatgaggctACAAGCCTCCACTAAAGAATGAGGCCTGTGCAAAAGTCTttcaaaacctctgagcagcactcagcaggtttaatggagccaaaacaatgaatACAACTCATTGCACTTTTAATTAACATTAAAAATTAATGACCTATTTTCCTACTAAACGGCCCCAATCACGGCAAAACTGCAGCGGTGTCGCGTTCgtgcaccgactggaaaacctcgcgagggcactgcctgaagaagtccttcGTTATTGTAGGTGAATATCGCGGGCGTGACCGTATTCCAGTGGCCTGCCCGCTGATGACCTCACCGCGGCACTAACTCCTTTACCGCAGCTTCACCCCGCCGATTCCggtggaagtgcacaccgctcaactcccccaccccgacctgaatatagctcggggagggaaaaacacccgACCATGTAGATCGATCGATAAAACTCCCAATCAAGCCCAAACCCCGTGTTAGCCGTCCCTTCGGGAACGGTGACTTTCAGCCCCAAAATGTCtatacttttttaaaaaactgttcACTCCACTCATATTATACAGATGTCAGAAGTCATCATCTTCATATTGTCGAGAAAGCAATCAAACTTTGGTGAAGCATTCAACATTTGATAATATACACTTTTGTGATCTGTACACGTCATCATTGCCACATTGTCAGCAGAATGTTTTCATGCTATCTTTAGTGCTGTGATGCATAAGGTAACTCAATCGATAACACATTAAGCTACAGATTCAGCATCAAGCTTCTGGGATGTTAGATGCTTTCAAAATAACAGTGCATTGCCCCGACTTCGTCATTTGGAAGGCCTAACTTTCCCTTACTGTAGTTGGGTACTTGTCACTTATTTATATTTATTAACTTCTCAAACCAGAATTGAACATCAGTAAATGGTTGAAAAGACCTACATTACTAAATAACCACAGAGCAAATGTCCAGTTAAGATAAAGGAAATAAATCTGAAAGATGAATCATCCCACTCAGCAAATTATATTTTTTGTTTAATAAATTGAGTTTTATTGATTTGACAGACTTGTACATTAAAATGTGTCACATTCAAAGGTAATGGGTGATGAATCCTCTCCATCAAGCTGTAGCTTTCCATGATGATAAAAAACACAAGGCTTTTTTTTCAAACGAACAAACGATAACCAGAATTCATTGAAACTTCAATTTTAGAGTTTGCATGAAAGCATTACTTGCTCACAGATCTCTAACTCCAGAAAGTTGGAAGCCTGAAATGATGTGGGAGACCATAATAGTAAGAAATGACATTATATTTTTAAGCCTGCATATATTAGCTTGCATGTTTAAAACTTTCCTATCTTTTGATATTACCAATGATCCCGGTAGATGCATTGattatctgtttaaaaaaaaactttattgtCTCAAACACTATCTCTCCAGAATTTTAATTCACAGTTCTCTATCTGTTGTCGTGGAAATGAGCCTTGGGCTCTATACAATCGTGTGCTTGAAAACAGAAGCTGACAAAAAAATAAAGGGTTCTTTGAGGGACAGTGACTAATGCAGTTTTTCAGGGTCTGTTCTTAGTTGCCTGTGGTAAGCACTATTCCTCAGTGATAAGTAAAGAGCATGACTTGCAATATTATAAAATCTGCTGCTGACACCAAGTTATATGGCCAGGTGCCG
Coding sequences within it:
- the LOC139262961 gene encoding putative nuclease HARBI1 → MWGKEAIPSKGLQFSFLQFSDERRLRFRTEVLRELCIVLRDLQPQTHLRIALTMETKVTMAFNFYTMESFQSATADIGNVSQFSAHRCIRQVKICTVQKGPVHLLADEKRQTGGAAGRICPNDRLPEGAIDCTHVGLRAPHHHPEIFVNHKVFHSLNVQLVCDHQGRILAVDARYPGSSHDSFILRQTSVPAIFTGPNQECGWLVGDKGYPLSTWLLTPLWNPRTVPEHAYNDAHCATSCIIEKCIGIFKQRFRCLNRSGGTLQYSPQRVSIIIVVCCMLPNLVIMRGQPLEVESAVPPEEEDVQEEE